From a region of the Zingiber officinale cultivar Zhangliang chromosome 4B, Zo_v1.1, whole genome shotgun sequence genome:
- the LOC121975545 gene encoding receptor-like serine/threonine-protein kinase SD1-7 isoform X1: MKLFPSHLLKIVAVTLFFLAPSSSSEDTMYQNSALVNNQNLTSTGDHLFRLGFFSLDNSSANGYLGIWYCNLTPQEGTVVWIANRNKPVNKSMASFNFTSDGNLILFEEDRNVWSTETRSTGLNSARLQLLDSGNLVLNDSYSILWQSFEHPNDSDTYLPGMKLGFNSRTNTSWREVSWKNSADPSPGDYIKLIRALPIPDLVIFNRSAKYHRSGLWNGNEFVGHPSMANSQVAINFTFVSNENETYYMANYTAPPKPVLSRTVLCHNGTSQRWFLGTGEWQLLWSIPEDVCDMYNYCGRNKMCTKKYNGPVCQCLPGFVKIEENGCQSEKPLNCSSNQFSAVHNVKVPDTENATARGNISLDDCKNFCLDDCSCVAYAVISAPYGCITWTGDLLDLRTFDDEGLDDLYIRLAGNLNIDSNGSTRKHAWAAIAIPLLLGFFLLCCVGLLMWRKRNRASTGLLLQLPNLKEGDSMTRDDGSESRLVSIDSEDSRDLHNTDKGVGMLNTLGLLPSYDFCTIKNATNNFSDGNKLGEGGFGVVYKGQLEDGQRIAVKKLSRNSSQGPNEFQNELSLIAKLQHRNLVRLLGCCIEGAERLIVLEYMENKSLDAFIYDKTKSSLLDWQKRLDIIIGIARGLLYLHQDSILRVIHRDLKPSNILLDRDMTPKISDFGIARIAEGDRDLADGTTRPIGTFGYMAPEYLSCGYFSFKSDVFSFGVIVLEILSGKRNRTFGQANSGLNLLQHTYRLWKEGRSLNILDDAVSCSYPTIKILRCIRMALLCVQDNYENRPTMTEVVMILTSEDHLIPLKQPIITSTRSDGDYTTKEMSITITGR, from the exons ATGAAGTTGTTTCCTTCTCATTTGCTGAAAATAGTAGCAGTAACACTCTTCTTTCTTGCCCCGTCCTCATCTTCTG AAGATACAATGTACCAGAACAGCGCACTTGTGAATAACCAGAACTTGACATCGACAGGAGATCACTTGTTCCGACTGGGCTTCTTCAGTCTAGATAATAGCTCAGCAAACGGATACTTAGGAATCTGGTATTGCAATCTAACACCGCAAGAAGGCACTGTAGTATGGATAGCCAATAGGAACAAGCCTGTCAACAAATCCATGGCATCCTTCAACTTCACTTCCGATGGAAatctaatattatttgaggaagaCAGAAATGTTTGGTCCACGGAAACGAGATCCACAGGACTCAATTCTGCACGCTTGCAGCTTTTAGACTCTGGAAACCTCGTGCTGAACGACAGTTACTCGATTCTATGGCAGAGCTTTGAGCACCCGAACGACAGCGACACGTATCTTCCTGGTATGAAGCTCGGATTTAACAGCCGAACCAACACTTCATGGCGGGAAGTGTCATGGAAGAACTCCGCGGATCCTTCTCCGGGAGACTACATCAAGTTGATTCGTGCTCTCCCTATTCCGGATTTGGTCATTTTTAACAGATCCGCCAAATACCATCGCAGCGGCCTATGGAACGGAAATGAGTTCGTCGGCCATCCGTCGATGGCGAACAGCCAGGTAGCCATAAATTTCACGTTTGTGTCCAATGAGAATGAGACCTATTATATGGCTAATTACACGGCCCCGCCGAAGCCGGTGCTGTCACGGACGGTGTTGTGCCACAATGGGACCTCCCAGCGTTGGTTTCTTGGCACGGGAGAGTGGCAGCTTCTGTGGTCGATTCCGGAGGACGTGTGCGATATGTACAACTACTGCGGTCGAAACAAAATGTGCACCAAGAAATACAATGGCCCCGTCTGCCAGTGCTTGCCCGGGTTCGTAAAGATTGAGGAGAACGGATGCCAGAGTGAGAAGCCTTTGAATTGCTCGTCGAACCAGTTTTCCGCGGTGCATAACGTGAAAGTGCCCGACACTGAGAACGCTACAGCACGAGGAAACATTAGTCTCGATGACTGCAAGAATTTTTGCTTGGATGATTGCTCCTGCGTGGCCTATGCGGTGATCAGTGCGCCTTATGGATGCATAACTTGGACTGGTGATCTGTTGGATCTCAGAACTTTTGATGATGAAGGACTAGATGATTTATACATTCGACTGGCAGGTAATCTAAATATTGACAGCAATGGATCAACAAGGAAGCACGCGTGGGCGGCGATAGCCATTCCTCTGTTGCTGGGATTTTTTCTATTATGCTGTGTTGGCCTACTCATGTGGAGGAAGAGAAACAGAGCGTCAACCGGATTGCTATTACAGTTACCAAATTTAAAGGAAG GTGACTCGATGACTCGTGATGATGGATCAGAGTCCAGGTTGGTCTCGATCGACTCAGAAGATTCTCGTGATCTGCATAATACTGATAAAGGAGTAG GTATGCTCAACACATTGGGTTTACTACCTTCCTACGATTTCTGTACAATAAAAAATGCAACAAATAATTTCTCTGATGGAAACAAACTTGGAGAAGGTGGATTTGGTGTGGTTTACAAG GGACAATTAGAAGATGGACAAAGGATTGCTGTCAAGAAATTATCCAGAAACTCCTCACAAGGCCCAAATGAGTTCCAAAATGAACTCTCGTTGATAGCCAAGTTGCAACATAGAAACCTTGTTCGTCTTTTGGGTTGTTGTATCGAAGGCGCTGAGAGACTTATCGTTCTTGAATATATGGAAAACAAGAGCTTAGATGCCTTTATTTATG ATAAAACAAAAAGTTCTTTGCTAGATTGGCAAAAACGTCTTGACATTATAATTGGAATTGCTCGAGGCCTTTTATACCTTCATCAAGACTCTATCTTGAGAGTCATTCATCGTGATCTTAAGCCAAGTAATATCCTCTTGGATAGAGATATGACTCCAAAAATTTCAGATTTTGGCATAGCAAGAATAGCTGAAGGAGATAGAGATCTTGCAGATGGAACTACTAGACCAATTGGAACGTT TGGATATATGGCACCTGAATATTTATCATGCGGATatttctcatttaaatcagatgTGTTCAGTTTTGGCGTGATAGTGCTAGAAATCTTAAGCGGCAAGAGGAATAGAACATTCGGCCAAGCAAATTCAGGTTTAAACCTTTTACAACAt ACATATAGACTTTGGAAGGAAGGAAGATCCTTGAACATTCTTGACGATGCAGTAAGCTGCTCGTATCCAACAATCAAAATCCTACGCTGCATCCGAATGGCTCTTTTGTGCGTACAAGATAACTATGAAAACAGACCAACAATGACAGAGGTGGTGATGATATTAACAAGTGAGGATCATTTGATTCCACTTAAGCAACCCATAATAACATCAACTCGTAGTGACGGAGATTATACTACCAAAGAAATGAGTATCACAATCACAGGTCGATGA
- the LOC121975545 gene encoding receptor-like serine/threonine-protein kinase SD1-6 isoform X3 — protein sequence MKLFPSHLLKIVAVTLFFLAPSSSSEDTMYQNSALVNNQNLTSTGDHLFRLGFFSLDNSSANGYLGIWYCNLTPQEGTVVWIANRNKPVNKSMASFNFTSDGNLILFEEDRNVWSTETRSTGLNSARLQLLDSGNLVLNDSYSILWQSFEHPNDSDTYLPGMKLGFNSRTNTSWREVSWKNSADPSPGDYIKLIRALPIPDLVIFNRSAKYHRSGLWNGNEFVGHPSMANSQVAINFTFVSNENETYYMANYTAPPKPVLSRTVLCHNGTSQRWFLGTGEWQLLWSIPEDVCDMYNYCGRNKMCTKKYNGPVCQCLPGFVKIEENGCQSEKPLNCSSNQFSAVHNVKVPDTENATARGNISLDDCKNFCLDDCSCVAYAVISAPYGCITWTGNLNIDSNGSTRKHAWAAIAIPLLLGFFLLCCVGLLMWRKRNRASTGLLLQLPNLKEGDSMTRDDGSESRLVSIDSEDSRDLHNTDKGVGMLNTLGLLPSYDFCTIKNATNNFSDGNKLGEGGFGVVYKGQLEDGQRIAVKKLSRNSSQGPNEFQNELSLIAKLQHRNLVRLLGCCIEGAERLIVLEYMENKSLDAFIYDKTKSSLLDWQKRLDIIIGIARGLLYLHQDSILRVIHRDLKPSNILLDRDMTPKISDFGIARIAEGDRDLADGTTRPIGTFGYMAPEYLSCGYFSFKSDVFSFGVIVLEILSGKRNRTFGQANSGLNLLQHTYRLWKEGRSLNILDDAVSCSYPTIKILRCIRMALLCVQDNYENRPTMTEVVMILTSEDHLIPLKQPIITSTRSDGDYTTKEMSITITGR from the exons ATGAAGTTGTTTCCTTCTCATTTGCTGAAAATAGTAGCAGTAACACTCTTCTTTCTTGCCCCGTCCTCATCTTCTG AAGATACAATGTACCAGAACAGCGCACTTGTGAATAACCAGAACTTGACATCGACAGGAGATCACTTGTTCCGACTGGGCTTCTTCAGTCTAGATAATAGCTCAGCAAACGGATACTTAGGAATCTGGTATTGCAATCTAACACCGCAAGAAGGCACTGTAGTATGGATAGCCAATAGGAACAAGCCTGTCAACAAATCCATGGCATCCTTCAACTTCACTTCCGATGGAAatctaatattatttgaggaagaCAGAAATGTTTGGTCCACGGAAACGAGATCCACAGGACTCAATTCTGCACGCTTGCAGCTTTTAGACTCTGGAAACCTCGTGCTGAACGACAGTTACTCGATTCTATGGCAGAGCTTTGAGCACCCGAACGACAGCGACACGTATCTTCCTGGTATGAAGCTCGGATTTAACAGCCGAACCAACACTTCATGGCGGGAAGTGTCATGGAAGAACTCCGCGGATCCTTCTCCGGGAGACTACATCAAGTTGATTCGTGCTCTCCCTATTCCGGATTTGGTCATTTTTAACAGATCCGCCAAATACCATCGCAGCGGCCTATGGAACGGAAATGAGTTCGTCGGCCATCCGTCGATGGCGAACAGCCAGGTAGCCATAAATTTCACGTTTGTGTCCAATGAGAATGAGACCTATTATATGGCTAATTACACGGCCCCGCCGAAGCCGGTGCTGTCACGGACGGTGTTGTGCCACAATGGGACCTCCCAGCGTTGGTTTCTTGGCACGGGAGAGTGGCAGCTTCTGTGGTCGATTCCGGAGGACGTGTGCGATATGTACAACTACTGCGGTCGAAACAAAATGTGCACCAAGAAATACAATGGCCCCGTCTGCCAGTGCTTGCCCGGGTTCGTAAAGATTGAGGAGAACGGATGCCAGAGTGAGAAGCCTTTGAATTGCTCGTCGAACCAGTTTTCCGCGGTGCATAACGTGAAAGTGCCCGACACTGAGAACGCTACAGCACGAGGAAACATTAGTCTCGATGACTGCAAGAATTTTTGCTTGGATGATTGCTCCTGCGTGGCCTATGCGGTGATCAGTGCGCCTTATGGATGCATAACTTGGACTG GTAATCTAAATATTGACAGCAATGGATCAACAAGGAAGCACGCGTGGGCGGCGATAGCCATTCCTCTGTTGCTGGGATTTTTTCTATTATGCTGTGTTGGCCTACTCATGTGGAGGAAGAGAAACAGAGCGTCAACCGGATTGCTATTACAGTTACCAAATTTAAAGGAAG GTGACTCGATGACTCGTGATGATGGATCAGAGTCCAGGTTGGTCTCGATCGACTCAGAAGATTCTCGTGATCTGCATAATACTGATAAAGGAGTAG GTATGCTCAACACATTGGGTTTACTACCTTCCTACGATTTCTGTACAATAAAAAATGCAACAAATAATTTCTCTGATGGAAACAAACTTGGAGAAGGTGGATTTGGTGTGGTTTACAAG GGACAATTAGAAGATGGACAAAGGATTGCTGTCAAGAAATTATCCAGAAACTCCTCACAAGGCCCAAATGAGTTCCAAAATGAACTCTCGTTGATAGCCAAGTTGCAACATAGAAACCTTGTTCGTCTTTTGGGTTGTTGTATCGAAGGCGCTGAGAGACTTATCGTTCTTGAATATATGGAAAACAAGAGCTTAGATGCCTTTATTTATG ATAAAACAAAAAGTTCTTTGCTAGATTGGCAAAAACGTCTTGACATTATAATTGGAATTGCTCGAGGCCTTTTATACCTTCATCAAGACTCTATCTTGAGAGTCATTCATCGTGATCTTAAGCCAAGTAATATCCTCTTGGATAGAGATATGACTCCAAAAATTTCAGATTTTGGCATAGCAAGAATAGCTGAAGGAGATAGAGATCTTGCAGATGGAACTACTAGACCAATTGGAACGTT TGGATATATGGCACCTGAATATTTATCATGCGGATatttctcatttaaatcagatgTGTTCAGTTTTGGCGTGATAGTGCTAGAAATCTTAAGCGGCAAGAGGAATAGAACATTCGGCCAAGCAAATTCAGGTTTAAACCTTTTACAACAt ACATATAGACTTTGGAAGGAAGGAAGATCCTTGAACATTCTTGACGATGCAGTAAGCTGCTCGTATCCAACAATCAAAATCCTACGCTGCATCCGAATGGCTCTTTTGTGCGTACAAGATAACTATGAAAACAGACCAACAATGACAGAGGTGGTGATGATATTAACAAGTGAGGATCATTTGATTCCACTTAAGCAACCCATAATAACATCAACTCGTAGTGACGGAGATTATACTACCAAAGAAATGAGTATCACAATCACAGGTCGATGA
- the LOC121975545 gene encoding receptor-like serine/threonine-protein kinase SD1-7 isoform X2, with translation MKLFPSHLLKIVAVTLFFLAPSSSSGDHLFRLGFFSLDNSSANGYLGIWYCNLTPQEGTVVWIANRNKPVNKSMASFNFTSDGNLILFEEDRNVWSTETRSTGLNSARLQLLDSGNLVLNDSYSILWQSFEHPNDSDTYLPGMKLGFNSRTNTSWREVSWKNSADPSPGDYIKLIRALPIPDLVIFNRSAKYHRSGLWNGNEFVGHPSMANSQVAINFTFVSNENETYYMANYTAPPKPVLSRTVLCHNGTSQRWFLGTGEWQLLWSIPEDVCDMYNYCGRNKMCTKKYNGPVCQCLPGFVKIEENGCQSEKPLNCSSNQFSAVHNVKVPDTENATARGNISLDDCKNFCLDDCSCVAYAVISAPYGCITWTGDLLDLRTFDDEGLDDLYIRLAGNLNIDSNGSTRKHAWAAIAIPLLLGFFLLCCVGLLMWRKRNRASTGLLLQLPNLKEGDSMTRDDGSESRLVSIDSEDSRDLHNTDKGVGMLNTLGLLPSYDFCTIKNATNNFSDGNKLGEGGFGVVYKGQLEDGQRIAVKKLSRNSSQGPNEFQNELSLIAKLQHRNLVRLLGCCIEGAERLIVLEYMENKSLDAFIYDKTKSSLLDWQKRLDIIIGIARGLLYLHQDSILRVIHRDLKPSNILLDRDMTPKISDFGIARIAEGDRDLADGTTRPIGTFGYMAPEYLSCGYFSFKSDVFSFGVIVLEILSGKRNRTFGQANSGLNLLQHTYRLWKEGRSLNILDDAVSCSYPTIKILRCIRMALLCVQDNYENRPTMTEVVMILTSEDHLIPLKQPIITSTRSDGDYTTKEMSITITGR, from the exons ATGAAGTTGTTTCCTTCTCATTTGCTGAAAATAGTAGCAGTAACACTCTTCTTTCTTGCCCCGTCCTCATCTTCTG GAGATCACTTGTTCCGACTGGGCTTCTTCAGTCTAGATAATAGCTCAGCAAACGGATACTTAGGAATCTGGTATTGCAATCTAACACCGCAAGAAGGCACTGTAGTATGGATAGCCAATAGGAACAAGCCTGTCAACAAATCCATGGCATCCTTCAACTTCACTTCCGATGGAAatctaatattatttgaggaagaCAGAAATGTTTGGTCCACGGAAACGAGATCCACAGGACTCAATTCTGCACGCTTGCAGCTTTTAGACTCTGGAAACCTCGTGCTGAACGACAGTTACTCGATTCTATGGCAGAGCTTTGAGCACCCGAACGACAGCGACACGTATCTTCCTGGTATGAAGCTCGGATTTAACAGCCGAACCAACACTTCATGGCGGGAAGTGTCATGGAAGAACTCCGCGGATCCTTCTCCGGGAGACTACATCAAGTTGATTCGTGCTCTCCCTATTCCGGATTTGGTCATTTTTAACAGATCCGCCAAATACCATCGCAGCGGCCTATGGAACGGAAATGAGTTCGTCGGCCATCCGTCGATGGCGAACAGCCAGGTAGCCATAAATTTCACGTTTGTGTCCAATGAGAATGAGACCTATTATATGGCTAATTACACGGCCCCGCCGAAGCCGGTGCTGTCACGGACGGTGTTGTGCCACAATGGGACCTCCCAGCGTTGGTTTCTTGGCACGGGAGAGTGGCAGCTTCTGTGGTCGATTCCGGAGGACGTGTGCGATATGTACAACTACTGCGGTCGAAACAAAATGTGCACCAAGAAATACAATGGCCCCGTCTGCCAGTGCTTGCCCGGGTTCGTAAAGATTGAGGAGAACGGATGCCAGAGTGAGAAGCCTTTGAATTGCTCGTCGAACCAGTTTTCCGCGGTGCATAACGTGAAAGTGCCCGACACTGAGAACGCTACAGCACGAGGAAACATTAGTCTCGATGACTGCAAGAATTTTTGCTTGGATGATTGCTCCTGCGTGGCCTATGCGGTGATCAGTGCGCCTTATGGATGCATAACTTGGACTGGTGATCTGTTGGATCTCAGAACTTTTGATGATGAAGGACTAGATGATTTATACATTCGACTGGCAGGTAATCTAAATATTGACAGCAATGGATCAACAAGGAAGCACGCGTGGGCGGCGATAGCCATTCCTCTGTTGCTGGGATTTTTTCTATTATGCTGTGTTGGCCTACTCATGTGGAGGAAGAGAAACAGAGCGTCAACCGGATTGCTATTACAGTTACCAAATTTAAAGGAAG GTGACTCGATGACTCGTGATGATGGATCAGAGTCCAGGTTGGTCTCGATCGACTCAGAAGATTCTCGTGATCTGCATAATACTGATAAAGGAGTAG GTATGCTCAACACATTGGGTTTACTACCTTCCTACGATTTCTGTACAATAAAAAATGCAACAAATAATTTCTCTGATGGAAACAAACTTGGAGAAGGTGGATTTGGTGTGGTTTACAAG GGACAATTAGAAGATGGACAAAGGATTGCTGTCAAGAAATTATCCAGAAACTCCTCACAAGGCCCAAATGAGTTCCAAAATGAACTCTCGTTGATAGCCAAGTTGCAACATAGAAACCTTGTTCGTCTTTTGGGTTGTTGTATCGAAGGCGCTGAGAGACTTATCGTTCTTGAATATATGGAAAACAAGAGCTTAGATGCCTTTATTTATG ATAAAACAAAAAGTTCTTTGCTAGATTGGCAAAAACGTCTTGACATTATAATTGGAATTGCTCGAGGCCTTTTATACCTTCATCAAGACTCTATCTTGAGAGTCATTCATCGTGATCTTAAGCCAAGTAATATCCTCTTGGATAGAGATATGACTCCAAAAATTTCAGATTTTGGCATAGCAAGAATAGCTGAAGGAGATAGAGATCTTGCAGATGGAACTACTAGACCAATTGGAACGTT TGGATATATGGCACCTGAATATTTATCATGCGGATatttctcatttaaatcagatgTGTTCAGTTTTGGCGTGATAGTGCTAGAAATCTTAAGCGGCAAGAGGAATAGAACATTCGGCCAAGCAAATTCAGGTTTAAACCTTTTACAACAt ACATATAGACTTTGGAAGGAAGGAAGATCCTTGAACATTCTTGACGATGCAGTAAGCTGCTCGTATCCAACAATCAAAATCCTACGCTGCATCCGAATGGCTCTTTTGTGCGTACAAGATAACTATGAAAACAGACCAACAATGACAGAGGTGGTGATGATATTAACAAGTGAGGATCATTTGATTCCACTTAAGCAACCCATAATAACATCAACTCGTAGTGACGGAGATTATACTACCAAAGAAATGAGTATCACAATCACAGGTCGATGA